The genomic region ACAAAATTTTCTAGTGAAAATGTGGGAGAATATTCAATCGGAGTTAAACTCCAGCAGCTGCGGCTATTCAATTTCGAAGAACTCGCCATCGCGACGAGCAACTTCGATCACGCAAAAAGCTAGGGCAGGTGGTTTCGGTCCAGTTTATAGGGTAATTAATAATGGCGATTTCCAGCTAATCCAGAGTCagtgaaatgacatttttctttttgcagtCAAGTCTTGTGAGCTGAATATTGTGTGCAGGGAATATTAAGTGATGAAAAGGAAATAGCAGTGAAGAGATTATCGAAAGCTTCAGGGCAAGGATTAGAAGAATTTATGAACGAAGTGGAAGTGATTTCTAAGATTCAACATCGAAATCTGGTTAAATTGTTTGGGTGTTGTGCTGAAGCAGAAGAGAAGATGCTCGTCTACGAGTATATGCCCAACAAAAGTTTGGACACTTTTGTCTTTGGTTAGTAACTCACGCTAATCCTCTTTCTACTATTTTCGAAACTCATATTAAGCcccaattaaatttaaaatcaaacagGATGAAGTCAAAACATTtctatcataattttaaattaatgtataCATCTCTATCATCTTTTCTTCTCTCGTCTTTCTAATTTAGAAAGATTAGTTTTATACATTAATGAAAATGATCatcctttatattttatttcctctcACTTTTCTTCTCAACTAAgtacactcaaaatttattctcttttcAGTTTTCCATTCTCTACTCTCATCCTTTCACTTTTCTACCCAACCAAACACACCCTTGGTCTATTCCAAGATTTAAATAGTAATTGTtgctcaataattattttaattgatcgATGTAACATCAATTACAGTTACAATCATAATGAATACAATATGGTAGAAAATACAATGATGGTTTTAGTTAGATCCTCGGttataagaattaatttttcatttttaaggtCTTACCATTTAGTTTTTGTTGTAGATCCAATTAAAAAAACCGTCTTGGATTGGAGAAAACGCTTTAACATTATTGAAGGGATCAGCCGAGGATTGCTTTATCTTCATAGAGATTCAAGACTAAAAATTATACATAGAGATCTAAAAGCAGGCAATGTTTTACTCGATCAAGAGTTAAATCCAAAAATTGCAGATTTTGGGATGGCGAGAATTTTCGGAGGAGATGAAAATCAAGCTAACACTAAAAGGGTTGTTGGAACTTAGTAAGTTGGAATATCCTCcctgtcttttcttttctttttgttcattttttttccactAAAGTATGGTGTAGATATGTCTATGATCGAGTCTGGCCATCTCATGATGCTTAAAGAAAATACATGCCTAAATTGGAATAGGGTCTAGCTTTGCTCAGTCTGTTggcttattttattgtttaaaaaaaggcattgtaaaaatttaaatatatttaagtcAAATTATGGTTTTCGCCATTATAAATTGgtcaaatttgagatttagtatCTATGCTTTAATATGACATTTTTTGGttcctctatttttattttattattagtaagttcaaaTATGTAACACGTGTTTTTACAAATATCTCTTCCAACTCGTCATATTGACATAGAACTATATTCCTTCCAACTCATCATATTGACATGGAACTTTTTATAATAGAACcgttgtttttaagaaaaatctacACTAGTATTTAACAGAATAGTTAATAGTATTTATTTAAACTAACTAAAGGCATTATAAAAATAGAGGGTTAAttcatgtcaaattaaaatatatgtgctaaatctcaaatttaagtaTAGTAGCGggatcaaaactaaaattttatgttatattcaTATTCttgtatgattaaatttaaataaaaatgtttttattatttaattctaatttagaCCCGATTTAAACTAGGATTGTAATGGTGGGGGGTTTTTTTGTAatggttattttttttaatgttaaaatacaGTGGTTATATGTCTCCTGAGTATGCAATACAAGGGCGATTTTCAGAGAAATCAGATGTGTTCAGTTTTGGAGTTCTACTGTTAGAGATTGTTAGCGGAAGAAAAAACACAACCTTGTTCAACAATCAGGATTATTTTAGCCTCTTGGGATATGTAAGTTTATAAGATAATTAGAAATGTTGGAAGATCGAATTAGGGTGTATGTCATCATATTTGCAAGCTATTTGAGCTGCTCATGCAAGCTGAATTTGAGTATCTTAATGCTTGAATAAAATAGTTCACGAGTGAATTTGAGAAATCCTAACACTTGGATTGAGTAGCTTGCAAACCTAAttaagcttcttcttttttcaattaataatgAGAATTTCGATTCAAACTCAAGTTCAAGTACAAACAATCAAGTTTGAAGTTGAACATGAGAATGAAACCCATTTTAGACTTGGGTAAACAAGCTTAATCAAGAGAGAGCAGTTCAAcctttatattgaattgagtgaTCAAACTCTTTTGAAGCTTTGAGTTTAGAATTTGAGTctaagttaaattggataatttaagcattaatttagacaaacttTTTTACATTTATAGGTCCGGAAACTATGGAACGATGGCAACATTTGGAGCTTAGTAGACAAGGTGGTTTTGGAgccaaaatctaatttaaagaATGAGAAAGAAATAAGGAGATGCATACATATTGGATTGCTATGCGTTCAAGAATATGCTAACGATAGGCCCACTATGTCTACTGTTGTTTCAATGCTTAACAGTGagatttcaaattttaccaCACCAAAACAACCTGCTTTCACGCAAACCCCACTAATCACCCATGATGATCAAAATAGAGTTTCGATTAATGATGTAACTCTTACCGACTTTGATGGCGAGATGAAGGtacaaattaattacttttaattttagaaataaaattgtaagtattgaaaagatataatttaattgtttgtagtttagaaataaaattgtaaGTATTGAAActgataagtgataaaagtaacatgtgtTAATTTCGTTCTTAATACGTTTatggatgattatttatgcaaaatggttaattttatgCTCCTGATcctttaaattaaatgtttctatacttaggagagcatttgggagcaaaaggagcaaaaaacGAGTGAAAATCAGACATTTTGAGCAAATTTTAGAAACCACACGGGCTGGGTCTTCCCACACCAGCTGGACACACGATAATGTGCTAGACCGTGTCGATTTCACGATTCACATCTCAAACACGcggaaaaatgaaatttttaggctttctaagcattctaaagtctataaataccaaatagaagaagagaaaagtaAGCCAAcagagaatattgaagaaaacaactcgaagaacaccattggAGCCAACTCTGAAGCAAATTTCTATCAAGATTAAAGACCTCCTTTTAATTTCCTTTGAAGTTTTCGAACACCATAAGAGATGTTACCTCTTCTTTTAGCCATCCAACACCATCAGCCTCAATTCCAAGTTCTTGCAAGAGATGGAGAAAGTTATTAGCGACTCTGTTTTACTagcttcaaattttattattgtctTGTTTTTACTTACAATCTGCATCGCTTCGACACCATAACACCATCGAAATCCATCAAAGACCACAAATTATAATCTCCCAGTGGAGTTTTCCGATTGGGATTCTTGACTTTGCTAATTCCAAGAATCGTTATGTAGGGATATTGTACCATCAAATCCCGTACAAGCAAGTGGTATGGGTAGCAAATGAAACAAGCCTCTCAAAGACTCTTCGGGATTCTCAACATATCGGATGATGGCAACCTTGTTGTTTCCAATGGAAAAGCGAGATTCTTTGGTCATCAAATATTACAATTTGGTTCCTAATGCAACAAGCGCCTTGACTTTTAGACTCGGAAACCTTGTCCTTAGTAATGGTGAGGATGGAGCAAGCGACTTATGGGAGAGTTTTGAAGATCCTTCTAATGCCTTCCTTGAAACTATGAAGATCGAATCGATGTTAAGAAAGGTCGTAAAGTGGAGTGAAATCATGGAAAAGCATTGATGATCCATCGATGGTAGCTTTTCTTTGGCTTTGAACCTTTCAATATCCGAGCTTGTCATTAGGAACAATAACAAGCTCTATTTTCGGAGTGCCCaaatgtcgaaattttcgaacgaaatttttccgtaaaattgtagaccataaaaatataacaataaccatattttccctcgtcagatttgtggtcccgaaaccactattccgactaggcccagaatcgggctgttacacaaacaacataaaataaagaaaacattttatatgTAAACAAAGTATAAGATGTCATCTTCCTTTTAGGACCAAAGCGTAATGTTGAAATTGGAGTGGTATTCTTGTTTCATAGTTCACCATTTTGAAACTTCAATGCAAGAACAagtcaacaaatttaaaaagacaTCGGTAACTTGAAAAAATTGGAATCTGAGGTAGACATTTGCGGTTGCCTTGAAACATCATTACATCATATCCCAAATCGGGGTA from Gossypium raimondii isolate GPD5lz chromosome 1, ASM2569854v1, whole genome shotgun sequence harbors:
- the LOC105775610 gene encoding G-type lectin S-receptor-like serine/threonine-protein kinase At1g11330 isoform X1, producing MWENIQSELNSSSCGYSISKNSPSRRATSITQKARAGGFGPVYRGILSDEKEIAVKRLSKASGQGLEEFMNEVEVISKIQHRNLVKLFGCCAEAEEKMLVYEYMPNKSLDTFVFDPIKKTVLDWRKRFNIIEGISRGLLYLHRDSRLKIIHRDLKAGNVLLDQELNPKIADFGMARIFGGDENQANTKRVVGT
- the LOC105775610 gene encoding G-type lectin S-receptor-like serine/threonine-protein kinase B120 isoform X2, whose amino-acid sequence is MWENIQSELNSSSCGYSISKNSPSRRATSITQKARAGGFGPVYRGILSDEKEIAVKRLSKASGQGLEEFMNEVEVISKIQHRNLVKLFGCCAEAEEKMLVYEYMPNKSLDTFVFDFGMARIFGGDENQANTKRVVGTYGYMSPEYAIQGRFSEKSDVFSFGVLLLEIVSGRKNTTLFNNQDYFSLLGYVSL